TCTTCCTTCCCAATATTAACATCTTTAAGGAGGCCTAAAAGCATCTTTCTATAACTATAGTCCTCAGACACGGTAATCCATCCACAGATGTCAAAGAAGCTCAAAACTGGGGGATGAGCAAAAatctttttggcaaaagttgactTACCAATGCCGCCCATACCAGTAACAGCATTGACTTCCAGTTCAGGCGAGTCTCTGGTAAGTTGACTCAGCATGTTTGCTTGTTCAGTGTTGTACCCCACCATATCGTTCTCAAGGGTTGAAGCATGCAATCGTGGTGAACTTGAATCACCAAGTGAGGAATTTCCAGCTTGCAAATTGTTATTCTGACTGTGCTTGAAGACCTCTTCCTTGAGCGAGTCAACGTTTATAGCTCGTTGTAAGATCTCAAAAAGACTCTCGAGGGTTTCCTTTTGATGTAGTCCGTCATATTGTTCGTCCATTACCACTTTCATCTGGGATTCAACTTCGTCTTCTGCTTCATTTGCTATGTGTTTTACTTTTGCTTGCAAAATCTCCATTTGTTCAGCATCAGAActatcaagaaactcttgcagAGAATCAACCTTCTCATAGAGTAAATTCAAACTTTCCACATGAGTGTTCCATAGATCTAAGTTTGATTGCAAAAGCTGAAGCTGTTGTACTGTTCCCATTAGAGAAGTCAGTGCAACATAAGCAGACATCTCTCTCTATACTTCTGCAGTAAAGGATCTCCACATTAGCGAATGAAGCAATTTGGACTCACTAGACACTAAAAATGACAGAAATGACAAATTCACATACAATACAAGTCAtcatttgtttttttgtttttgtttttggtaAGGTAATaggttttcaaaattttaaagctCAATGCATACTTTACCTCTCTAACTTGCACAAAATTCGGTAGCTAAGACCCCCTGAATGGCACACtactttatttttgttttctgcAAAACCAACCATGGTCAACCACAACCCTCAGCACTCAAAGATTTTGATAAAGCAATCTAATATGAAAACTACTGCATTTTCTCCACTCAGAAACTATGGAAAAGCTCTAACTTATCCGTGGCGATGCTTTCCTTATAGCTAGTAAAGATCCGGCGAAGGTGACAGAAAATTTGGTGGCGAGGTAGAGAGTAAAAAGGTTACAGGCGGATTTAGAATTGGAGATGATGAGAAGGAAAATTTGGTAGAAAAGCTTTTGTCTTTAATCTGTCTCTCCTTTTGTTTAATGTTAAAACTAGCCCGGTTGAAAGAATTGGAAGAAATCGAGAAATATTTCTAGAATTGGGAGGATTTGGCGGTGGTGAACCGTCGACATAGGTGGAAGCATTGGCGGAGATGGAGTTTTCGTCGACGGAAACGACGGTGGAGGTGACGGCCGGACCTTTTTCTTTTTAGGTGATCGCCGGACTTGGGCAAGGTATACAACAAAAGCCCCAATTTTAGTAAATCCGCATACGCATACTAAAAAATGGAGAAAATATTTTCCACCCCAAACGAGGGAGATGATCACTTTTGCCcaaaagtttttttattttttaagattatCTCAAATTTTTACTTATTTCGTAAAACAAATATGTTGAAGTTGAGTACAAAGTATTACTCTAATATtagcaaaagtattttttttaaattaattaatcaaatatAAATAGTTAATTTCCAAAACTACTTTTACGAAAATTACTTCTGacaaaaataaattatgaaaGATTTTTTTAAACTTGGACAAATATAGTACTTTAAACATTATTAATGATATCTAAGAATTAGAGAAGCACCTTAAACCAGAGACCTGTTGGATTGAATTTGTACGTCTTAATTGGTAGATTTCTCTCTTGGAAGATCTTGCTAAAGCTTCTCTATGCGGTGTATATATGTGTATGTGTGTGATGTGTAATTATAAGAGAGTGAggagtaaatatatatatatatatatatatatatatatatatatatatatatatcttggaATATATACATGCGCGCGCGATGTATATGTGTATATAATATTTGTTTTTTGTTGtgtaattattgttgttatttttattgttatttttcaaAGGTCATTTGACCATACATTAAATATTCCAAGATTCATGTTACTTTtggtaccaaaaaaaaaaaaaaacaacaactAGTATTTACCTCTAATGAATCTAAAGTAAGAATTTGTGTCAAATCTTTGTTAACATATAATAGTAGTTATTAATCGAAAAAGAATGTCAATGCTTCCATATGTAGTTGTAGTTCAAGAGTGACTTCTCAGAAATAATCAGTTAACGAAGATCTTTAAGAGAAGTTATGCTCAATAGCTACATCCATCAAGCTAATTAAGGGGCAAAGGCACATATAACCATTCTCATGGATTTTATTTAGAGATTAACCAGTATTTATTTTATcctaaaattttaaactaaaaatcttaacttcaggacaattcaagatatttttgtcttgaaaaattgaaatgaaaaactgaaattcaggacGCATGGACTAATTTCTAAATAACAACTTTTTAGAGTAGTTAATTCCTAAAGCCAAGGCCCTTTGACATCTTATAACACCAATAactctctcaagtctcttttttATAAAACGTATAGCATGGTACACCGTAGGAGGtttagaaaaatatattttattaattttaacatTGTAAAAAGCCACAAAAACTCATTTCCTCCCTAGTGATGTAGTCTCAATTGAACGGCTGGCACAATATGAGTAGTATAATTACGTTGCTtgtatgaaaaaataaaatttgcaAAATTCTTTCACCTTATTTATCCTGATAAAGTAAGCAATGTATTCGGTGGATCATAGACCTTAATTACCCTGAGacttgagaaaatatttatgggGTCGAGGTGATTTCCGAGAGAAAGATGAGAATTTGGTGATGCAGGTAAGACCGACGATTAGCTCATAAAGCATATAATTTCAGCAATTCAAATATTCATATATGGGACACCAAAATCTCCTGAACAATTGCTTACTGCTCTGCCAGAGGCGGATCCAATGTATCTGCACCGGGTTCGACCGAACCCAATACTTTTTGACGCGAAACATAAATTTATGTATAAACATTCACTAATATTGCAATATATAGCTAgcaatatgaacccataactttaaaaatacaatgagttcaatgctaaaaacCTTAAATACTAAACTATAAAACTTAAgtcctagatccgcctctgtgCTATAGGAAAGTGCAACTGCGCTTGTATCTGCCAGGGTTGAAGCAGAAGAAAGGAGAAATAATATACGTTTGAGGGAGGAGCAGGATGACGCTTATTGTGCTGCACTTGAAGTTGATCAGGGAAGCACTTTTAGGTTCTAAATAGGCTTTACAAGTTCAATCTTGGAAAGGGCAAAACAAATGTGTGTTGCTAAACTATTAATCCTATACCCAGGCTAGAGAGCCTCGGAGGAAAGAAGAGCAAGAGTGGCAGGGAAAAGAAACTGTTGAAGCTGAAAGGAGGCTGAAAGAGAAGTTGCATTGGCTAAAATGCGCAAGGAGAAATTATTGTCACTGGGCCCTGAACCTGAGTAGGCTTGATAGGATATATgcattcttgttatgttttgatgatctaacaaactcaatgataagaaccagataaggTACTTGATACACATCCTCAAGTATGTAAGAATAACAAGTCTTAAACTGGGAAAGTGAATCAACTCTTAAGAGTCAAAAAGAAAACAACAAGGGGAACAAATGGACACCAGTTCCCTTGGTGATCGTACCAGTCAACCTCCCAACAGCTGTAAAGCTGCTAcctgcacacgcaacagtgcaaaaCAGTGCAACAGTTAACTTCATTGGGAATGCccttgtaccaaacatgcttgcatcattcaaATGATGCCACCTATGTAATACTAACATTAAACCAAAGGCAAAACATCACTTGAACATTGAAGAATCCATCTAGCATTCTCTCAAGTCCGTGCATCAAACCAACAAGAGATTCTCaagggcatcaagaacaaagaacaacataacaaaGGACCAGTTTCTTGTATTGAGTtattacatgtccttagttgtgttgcacctttgttaaagtaCTTTATATGTGATTcttacttagcttagttagaagcattgtgtaggaaacttttgtaaaatcataaaccttgcgtttgtgtcttggctagagttagtcgagttgtaaactTTGTAATGAAGTTATTACAAATGGGCTTGTAATAGaattgttacaagttagtgagggattaagagattaattcctagattacaataggttgtaatctgaagtttgctcagtagtgaagttgaaatcctacaagggtaggtcgtggtttttaatacCGTGAGCgaggagttttccacgtaaaattctattatgtcatttacttactgcagTGTGCGTGCGTTCAGTGgaaactaatagagaacctggttctctatataagtttggtggacccttagtttctatcaattggtatcagagcaggttctttctatcaggctaacacctagaaaggatccttaTGGCTACTTCACCAAAttttgaagaaggtcaatctaCCTACATACCACCAAGATTCAACGGCCAAcactatggatggtggaagacaaggatgcatgattttatcatggctgaagattcagaGCACTGGGATGTTATCTGTGATGGACCCTGCGTCCCTACGAAGACCAATGGTGACCCAACAGTAACAACTCCCAAAACAAGAAATGAATTCAATGATGCTGATCGCAAGGCCATAGAGAAGAACTTTCGAGCCAAAATAATTCTCGTATGTGGTATTGGACCATACGAATACAACATGATTTTAGCATGTCAATCCACtaaggagatctgggaagctctcTAAACAGCTCATGAAGGGACAACTCAAGTCAAGTAGTCGAAAATTGACATGATAACCACAGAGTATGAGCTCTTCAAAATGAAAGATGATGAACACATTCAGGACATGCATACTCGCTTCACCTCTATCATCAATGAGCTCCATTCTCTGGGAGAAATCATTCCAAGGAACAAACTTGTTAGGAAAATAATTAGTGTATTACTCAGTTCCTGGGAAAGCAAAGTAAATGCTATCACGGAGGCAAATGATCTACAGAAACTGActattgatgaactcattgggaatctgaaaacttatgaaatgaagaaaaagaagacaatGAGAGAAGAGAGCCCAAAAGGGAAAAGAACCCGGTGCTCAAGATAGACAACAATGAATCAAGTGGTAAGGATGCTGATATGGCCTACTTGACAAAGAGGtttcagaaaatggttcgcaGAAATGGAGGTATTCAAAAATGGAGCAGCTCCAGCAAACAAAGAGGCTATGACCTATGTCATAAGTGTGGGAAGTCAGGACATTTCATCAAAGATTGTCCTCTCCTCAAGCAAGATTAGTACAAACATAACACAAACAAAGCAGCTAAGAGGAACTAGGTTCCTGACAAACGGTTCAAAAGAAAAAATGTTGCTGACAACGTTatgaaacaagctcttgctgcatggggagactctTCCAGTGAATCTGGAGAAGATGATGAAAAAGGCGACAGCTCCATGATGGTAGTAGAAAGTGAAGCAATTGAATATGAATCTATCTTTGCCCTGATGGCACaatctgatgatgatgaagatgatgacgatgaggtaaactttctagatATCCAAAGAAATCTGAAGTCTTACTCTCCAAAAAAACTTATGTCTTTGGCAAAtgttttaattgatgcttatcatagtcttataaatgataaaaatacatTAACTGTGGAACTAggagaagtagaacatgagagaTGATCTAGTAGTTTGTGTGGTCGATTTAAAAGAACCATTGAGagtttgaaaaaaagaaaaatatgtccTAACTGAAATAACTGCAAACATAGAACATGAGAGAGAGATGACCTAACAGTTGTTGTGGTTGATTTAAAATAGGCCATTGAGTGCCTTAAAGAAGAGAAAGAAGCCTTAACTGAAAAAGTAGCTAACatagagcatgagagagatgacctattagtGGTAGTTGTGGACCTAAAGGAAATAATTGTTGAACAAAAAGGAGAAAGTAGTCATGAGATTACTCgaaagggaaaggaagttgcaagtgaggaACATCTTAAGATTGAAGATGAGTTAAAATTAGTAAAATCCAGTATGTGTGCCGAACTAGAGAAAAACAAGCAACTTCAGGAAGAGGTAAGAGTGATCTAGAAAAACCACTccagtggacctggtcctctgatgttATCACTGCCATGTATAAGAACCATGGGGGAAACATGCAAGGAATATGGTTCTAAAGGGAAAAGACTCCCTACAACTCTCATAGCAAATACGTTACTGTACCTGATAACTGGCTCTGCACTCACTGTGGTAATACTGGGCATTTTAAAGAAACCTGTAAGGCCAGATTTCAGTCTCAACAGAAAAATAAAGTATTTGCTAAAAAGGTAACTACTGCTAAAGAACCTGGTCCCTCTATAAAAAATCGTGTGATGCCAGCTTGGACCAGAAGGGTCCTGATTCATCCCTTTCATCATTACAAGGGatccaaacttgtttgggttcctaagtctaacccttgatttccttGTGCAGGGAGCAGTGAAAGGGAGCAGCCAACAATGGtatatggatagtggctgctcgaAGCACATGACTGGAAGCACAAATGATTACCTTTCACTCAAGGCCatgcaaggagggagtgtgtcctttggaaacagcaaaaagggatacattccgggagttggaaggattgggAAGTCTCTTTCTCACTCAATTGAAAATGTGTACTACGTGAATGAATTGAAGTACAACTTACTGAGTGTCTCCCAAATTCGCGACAAGGGAAACAAAGTGGAATTTATGTCAAAAATATGCACGATCACAAATCTTGTGACTGGCGAAGTGGTTTGGTGGTTAAAAGATACAAAAACATCTATGTTTCTGACTTTGAATCCCTGCAAAATGGGGATCTCAGTTGTCTGAGTATTGTAgatgatgatgctgaactatGGCACAGAAGACTGGGTCATGCAACCTTTATGTTGCTGAACAAATTGGTCAAGAAAGACCTGATTTGTGGCCTGTCCAACTCAAGCTTCAAGAATCACAAGGTGTAtgatgcatgtgtaaaaggaAAGCAAGTCAGATATTCTTTCAAGTCCAAAAAGGAAGTTAGTACCTCACGGCCACTTGATCTCCTCCAtatggatatatgtggacctatgagagtgccaagtagaggaggaaagaagtacatcttTGTTATTGTAGATGACTATTCCAGATTCACCCGGACTCTGTTTCTCAAATCCAAGGATGAAACCTTTGAAGTATTTGTTGCATTTGTGAAGAAGATCCAGGTGAATATGAGACATGATGTAGTAAGTATAAGGTCGAATCATGGCACAGAATTTGACAATGCCAAATTCGACGAATTCTGTGCTGAAAATGGCATCACTCATAATtttcagctccaagaacacctcaacaaaatggtgttgtgtaGAGGAAGAATAGGACCCTTGAAGATATGGAAAGAACAATGTTGATTGACAGTGGCATTGCAAAAATATTTTGGGCAGAAGCCATCAACACTGCAtgctacttggtgaacaggtgcatgatcaggtctcTTCTGAACAAAACCTCATATGGACTGCTGAACGAGAGGAATCCCAAGCTGACACATCTAAGGACATTTGGGTACAAATATTTTGTCCTCAATAATGACAAGGAAGCCCTTGGACAGTTCGATGCCAAAAGTGATGGAGGGATCTTTCTGGGATATTCATCACAAAGCAAAGCCTACTAAATATACAACAAACGAACTCAATGCGTTGAGGAaagtatacatgtgatctttgatgaatctcatCACTAATGTGGgaaagattcacatgataagattgaTCAAGATCGAGAACAGTCAACTGTCCCCGGTGAAGTCATTGACATGAAAAATAGAAAAGCTGACTTAATGAGCCACGTCAAGGGATCAAATGATGATGGTGCAGTCATATCTCCAACTGATGGGGAGGAACCGGGTTCCtcaatcacaacaactgaagctaAAAACAGAGTTGATGATGTTGTACAAGGCACCCCATATGCTGAGGTGAGAAGCAGTACTCACGACAACCAAGGATAACATTCAGAAATACCTGGTCCTTCCCACAATGAGGTTCAAGTGTTTAACTGGAAACACAaaagttcacatcctcttgaaAATGTGATCACTCCTCTTGACTTAGGAATTTAAACCATATCAAAGACATGAAACGCACTTGCCTTCTCAACTTTTCTCTCTCAAATTGAGCCTaaaaatatcaaggaagcattgaaCGATGTTGATTGGATTACGACCATGCAAGAAgaactccatcaatttgagaggaacaatGTATGGCACCTGGTTCCACGACCTACTGACAGAACTGTTATAGGAACCGGGTGggtattcagaaacaaacttggtgagtttgaaaatacaataacaaacaaggaaaagttagtagttcaaggctacaatcaggaagaagggattgactatgatgaaacctttgctccagttgctcgaatggagGCCATCAGAATCctcattgcctttgcatctcatatggaattcaaattgttccaaatggatgtcaaaagtgcatttctgaatagctttctaaaagaagaagtcttCGTCAAGCAACCACCTGGATTTGAGAATCATGAGCATCCTAAGCATGTTTTTAAACTTGACAAGGCATTATATGGGCTAAAGCAGGCTCCGCGTGcctggtatgaaaggttgtccaaatttcttctagaaaatggctttacaagagaaAAAATTGGCAATACCTTATTTTTGAAGAAACgggggaggaacctgctcattatgcaagtctatgttgatgacatcatCTTCGGAGCAACAAATGATTCACTGTCTGAGGAATTTGAAAAACTTATGgaaagtgagtttgaaatgagcatgatgggggaattAAATTTCTTCTTGGGATTACAAGTCAAACAAACTCCTAAGGGGACAATGATAAGTCAACAAAAGTACATCAAGGAGCTTTTGAAGCGATTTGATATGGAAGGATAAAAAATCATTGATACTCTCATTGCCACTGCTACTCGTCTGGACATGGATGAACCCGATTCTCCTGTGAATGAGACCATGTATAGAGGTATCATAGGGTCACTCCTGTATCTCACAACAAGCAGACAAGATATTATTTTCAGTGTGGGACTCTGTGTCAGGTTTCAGTCTAATCCAAAAgaatctcatctgaaggctgccaaAAGAATCCTGAGGTATCGCAAAGGCACACAGGACCTagttctctactatccctcaggAGACAACTTTGATTTAATCgggtatgctgatgctgattatgctggttatctggtggataggAAAAGTACTTCTGGCATGGCACATTTTCTTGGATCTTGTCTGATCTCATGGGGTATAAGAAAACAAAACTCAGTGGCTCTTTCAACTGTTAAAGCGGAATATGTGGCGGTTGCCTCTTGCTGTGCTCAATTGCTATGGATCAAGCAACAACTAGAAGATTTTGGTGTATTTTTTGACTGTGTGCCTTTACTATGTGACAACACAAGTGCTCTCAACATGGCCAAGAATCCGGTTCAACATAAGagaacgaagcacattgatgtgcgacatcacttcctcagagacaatgttgaaaaagtGCTCATTTGCATGAAATTTTTCAACACAGAAGATCAAATTGCGGAcatcttcaccaaagcactgagcagagagcactttgaaaGGAACCGCTTGGCACTAGGGTTGATAAAATCAAGTTAAGGACTTGATCCctcaatgattggctatgaaagaaatgtgcaagtaaaatagctaaaaaagtgttttctggcaaagtctaactcatctctataccgTTGTAGGTAGACACGCATGACGATTACAGAGCAAACAAGTGGCCAATGATATCGCATTTTGGTCAAAAGGATGAAGTACACATTTACAAAAATCTGccagggaacctggttcctttgacacaggttagtagtttcTATGTACTCTCATCCACATCTTTTTAATGGCTAAAATGGTGCCACATCATTAAAATGTCAGTCTTtccttttctctctctttttggAACTCAAGCGTCCTACCCGTTATGAAACGACCTGTCTACCCAAATCGATACCCGTTCCTAACCGGTCCCTCACCCCTCTTAAATAACTTCTCTCACAGTCACTATCATAACTGTTTACATCaaagccaatttttttttttcaaaaccaaACATCCTTTTCTTCCATCAAATTCTCACTACCCTCTACCATGTCTGAAAATCTGGAAACTCGAAATGTTCCAAGCATCGTCCCCACTGTGTCTTCATCCATTGAAACCTCAGTGCTAGAGCCTACAATCCCTACACCATCTAGTCCAAACCCTAAGCTAGAGTCACAACCACCTATTGGTTCCTCTCCAACTCAGTCGAGTACTGACTCTCATCAGAGTCGCAAAACTTTGACTCCTAAGAAATTTGTGGCAGCAACCTCTCCTTCTGTCTCGTCGGAAAAAAAAGGTAGAAACAGATACAGTGGCGGAAAAAGAAAATCAGGAAATTTCCAGTCGACCAGTGGAAGAAAGTTCTGAGATGCAAGGAGTGGGTTGTAACCGTGATGAATCGGCAAAGACTACCCCAGGCCTAGATCTGTATGCTGTTGATTCTACAGATAATGTTTTTCCTATGTCTTCTGAGTTTACCTTGGAGTTACAAGAACAAGAGGCTATAGAAAATATGTTGTCCATAACTGCTGAGGGAAGTCTTATTGGGGGTTATGAGGATGTGTCTGAAGCCAATGGGTCTCAAGGGGAAGAAAATGGTACGCAGGTAGAGAGTAGGGAACTGGTGCCTGTCAAAACTTTGGCACCTGACAGTACTACTGGGGAACCAACTGAGGGACCTGATCCCTCCACCCAAGAGGAGCCCTCTACTTCTACTTGGGATAAAACCCCCGGTTCTTCACAAGAACCCCAGGTCAGTACTGATCCCGCTCCCCCTCCTCATTTCTATGCTGAGCCATTGTCCATTGTTGTCCTTGAAATGAGATCTTTATCTGAGGAGGAGAATGAGGATAGTGAAGATGACTATGACAATGTGGCTCTTGCAAGCTTCATCAGGGCTAGGAGTAGACATGTAACTCCCTAAGATTCAGCTCCTAAGAGACCTACCAGTAGGTTGAAGGACAAGGAAGCTCTTGAGTCAATTCTTAGGAAAagcaaagaaaaacagaagaagATAGGATTGGTAAAGGATGGGAAGATTGTAAATGAGAAGGTAGTGCCTCCAGCACTAGTTGTCGATATTGATGATGAAGTagatgaggaacctggttccttagttcgtaagTCCTCAAAGAAACTTACAATTCCGAAGTCCAAGAAAGATTCATCTTTGAGTGAGATGGGTTTGAGCAATGTTGAGGGTGAAAAGTTTGGTGAGCAAGTATTTGACAAATCTGATGAGAAAGCAATTGCCAAGTCTAGGAAGAAAGTGACCGAAGAGTCGGTTGAACAAGTGTTTGAGAAAAAAATGTCTGAGAAATCTGCTGAGAAAATAAAAAGTGCAAGAAAATCAGTGAAAAGGAAGGTTGGTGAcagtgaggaacctggttcctctaaGAAGGCCAAGGTTGGTGCAACCCAGTATGCTGGaagggaaaatttgaaaacccaaAAGGTGTTGTGGGGCCGTACATTTTCCCTTGATATTCTTGACATGTAAGGAATGTGCCAACTGGTGGATATCTGTGAATTCCAACAGTGGACACAATTGTTCACAAGTGACAGTCCTACAGTGTATGAGGCAGAAGTGCGTAGTTTCTATGCTGACTTCTTCACAGTTGAGGATAATACCATCTGCCTGAAAGTGAATGGTGTTGATTTTGTGATGGATACTGCTGTACTGGAAACCATTTTGGGCGTGCCTACTGATGGGATGTCCTCCGTTGAGGGGGTCTGCTCTTTGAACTTTAGAAACGCCATCGTGAAGGATAAGGCAGTGCAACAAGGGGAACGGGTACACATGAAGGCCCTCCTTCCAGTGTACCAACTGTTATTCGAAATGGTGAACAAAGCTCTGCTCCCCCATGCTGAAAGACGCTCCATTACATCACGAGCAGACCTGGTtctcatggaagcactggatgGCTACACCACTATAAACTTGCATGGTCTTATGATAGAGCACATGAAGAAAGTGGCAACGTtcaaggatggtaatcatgggttTCCTTACGGGTTCCTCCTCACTAAAGTATTTGAATTCCTCAAAGTTCCCTTGGGAAAGGCTAAAGTAGGAACTCGCAAGCAATCCTTCTCCAAAATTACCCTTGAAGAGTGCGAGTGCATTGATAGGAGTGGAGGGGTTGGCAGCAATTCCACCATCTCTCAGCTGATCAACGCTCAAAATATTGCCACTgaagaaataaggaagctgaAGGCACAGAATGCCATTCTAGAAGGTCATCTCAGTCATGCCCAGGAGGCACCTAGTTCCAGCAGTTCCCAAAGCACAGAGGTTGCCCGTCTGACAAAGGAAAATGCTGCTCTCAGGAAACAGGTTGAGGACCTGAAGGAAAGGTTGCTAACCAAGCAGGTGTCCGCAAATGCTCGAACGGACATTCTTATTCGAACCCTTACCTCTTTCTCTGCCTCCAGTGCTCCCCATTCTAGTGCTCCTTAACAGCCATCCCCTTCCCAGTGTCAAGTTCTTAGTGTTTGTCCTCTATTCTCTTTTCTTATGCTTAGAGATGTTTATGACTGGTAccttttgttgtttttattttgtggatGATTTGGTAACAATGAAACCGCTCCCTGCTTTATTTCCAAAACTTAATGATAATTTCACCCTTTTGTTGTGCATATCTTGCTCTTTTGCTCTATTTTATGTTATGTTGTGTGCACTCATATGACATGAGTTAACAaagctagacttctttttgcttattgcTTGCTActgatctttttatgatgccaaaagggggaagagtAACTTGAGGGGGAACAAGATAGGGAACAACAGATTGAGGGGGAATTTTGGATCTTATGGGggaacttcaattataagtttgtcatcatcaaaaaggggaaaattgaTAGGATATATAcattcttgttatgttttgataatctaacaaacttaatgataagaaccAAATAAGGTACCTGATACACATCCTCAAGTACGTGAGAATAACAAGTCTCAAGCTGGGGAAGTGAATCAACTCTTAAGAGTCAAAGAAACAACAAGGGGAACGGATGGACACCAGTTCCCTTGGTGACCATACCAGTTTAACCTCCCAATAGCTGTAAAGTTGTtgcctgcacacgcaacagtgcaaaaCAGTATAATAGTTAACTTCATTAGGAATGTccttgtaccaaacatgcttgcatcattcaagtgacGTCACCTATGTAATGTTAACATTAAACCAAAGGCAAAACATCACTTGAACATTGAAGAATCCATCTAGCATTCTCTCAAGTCTGTGCATCAATCCAGCA
The DNA window shown above is from Nicotiana tomentosiformis chromosome 8, ASM39032v3, whole genome shotgun sequence and carries:
- the LOC104097450 gene encoding putative late blight resistance protein homolog R1B-16; amino-acid sequence: MSAYVALTSLMGTVQQLQLLQSNLDLWNTHVESLNLLYEKVDSLQEFLDSSDAEQMEILQAKVKHIANEAEDEVESQMKVVMDEQYDGLHQKETLESLFEILQRAINVDSLKEEVFKHSQNNNLQAGNSSLGDSSSPRLHASTLENDMVGYNTEQANMLSQLTRDSPELEVNAVTGMGGIGKSTFAKKIFAHPPVLSFFDICGWITVSEDYSYRKMLLGLLKDVNIGKEEDLDKKNDSDLAVCLKQSLMGRRYLIVVDDIWSKNAWDEIRLCLPDDGKRSRVLLTTRDVEVAQYASSSKDPFKMHLLGPDDSWNLFQQKAFAGKGFPIEFEDVGKDVAKNCKGLPLMIAVVAKILSSKRTLEEWRKVAERVSSLAEVDAYQQCSGVLALSYNHLPSYLKGCFLYFGLFPKASEISLQEKYGW